Proteins from one Pseudomonas bijieensis genomic window:
- a CDS encoding IlvD/Edd family dehydratase, which produces MSDKKPSLRSAQWFGTADKNGFMYRSWMKNQGIADHQFHGKPIIGICNTWSELTPCNAHFRQIAEHVKRGVIEAGGFPVEFPVFSNGESNLRPTAMLTRNLASMDVEEAIRGNPIDGVVLLTGCDKTTPALLMGAASCDVPAIVVTGGPMLNGKHKGQDIGSGTVVWQLSEQVKAGTITIDDFLAAEGGMSRSAGTCNTMGTASTMACMAEALGTSLPHNAAIPAVDARRYVLAHMSGMRAVEMVREDLKLSKILTKEAFENAIRVNAAIGGSTNAVIHLKAIAGRIGVQLDLDDWTRIGRGMPTIVDLQPSGRFLMEEFYYAGGLPAVLRRLGEANLIPHPNALTVNGKSLGENTKDAPIYGQDEVIRTLDNPIRADGGICVLRGNLAPLGAVLKPSAATPELMQHRGRAVVFENFDEYKARINDPELDVDANSILVMKNCGPKGYPGMAEVGNMGLPAKLLAQGVTDMVRISDARMSGTAYGTVVLHVAPEAAAGGPLAAVKEGDWIELDCASGRLHLDIPDAELAARLADLPPPQNLLVGGYRQLYIDHVLQADQGCDFDFLVGCRGAEVPRHSH; this is translated from the coding sequence ATGTCTGATAAGAAACCCTCCCTGCGCTCGGCCCAATGGTTTGGCACCGCCGACAAAAACGGCTTCATGTACCGCAGCTGGATGAAAAATCAGGGCATCGCCGACCATCAGTTCCATGGCAAGCCAATCATCGGCATCTGTAACACCTGGTCGGAGCTGACGCCGTGCAACGCGCACTTCCGGCAGATCGCCGAGCACGTCAAGCGCGGCGTGATCGAGGCCGGGGGCTTCCCGGTGGAATTTCCGGTGTTCTCCAACGGCGAATCGAACCTGCGCCCCACTGCCATGCTGACCCGCAACCTGGCGAGCATGGACGTGGAAGAGGCGATTCGCGGCAACCCGATTGACGGCGTGGTGTTGCTCACCGGTTGCGACAAGACCACTCCAGCCCTGCTGATGGGCGCCGCCAGTTGCGACGTACCGGCTATCGTCGTCACCGGCGGGCCAATGCTCAATGGCAAGCACAAGGGCCAGGACATCGGTTCGGGCACGGTGGTCTGGCAACTGAGCGAGCAGGTCAAGGCCGGCACCATCACCATCGACGATTTCCTCGCGGCCGAGGGCGGCATGTCTCGCTCGGCCGGCACCTGTAACACCATGGGTACCGCCTCGACCATGGCCTGCATGGCCGAAGCCCTCGGTACGTCCCTGCCCCACAACGCGGCCATTCCAGCCGTGGACGCGCGCCGTTACGTGCTGGCGCACATGTCCGGCATGCGCGCTGTAGAAATGGTCCGTGAAGACTTGAAGCTGTCGAAGATCCTGACCAAGGAAGCCTTCGAGAATGCCATCCGCGTCAACGCCGCCATCGGTGGCTCGACCAACGCGGTGATCCACCTCAAAGCCATTGCCGGGCGCATCGGCGTGCAACTGGACCTGGACGACTGGACCCGCATCGGTCGTGGCATGCCGACCATCGTCGACCTGCAGCCGTCCGGACGCTTCCTGATGGAAGAGTTCTACTATGCCGGCGGTCTGCCCGCCGTGCTGCGCCGTCTCGGTGAAGCAAACCTGATCCCCCATCCGAACGCCCTGACCGTCAACGGCAAGAGCCTCGGCGAGAACACCAAGGACGCACCGATCTACGGCCAGGACGAAGTCATCCGCACCCTGGACAACCCGATCCGCGCCGACGGCGGCATCTGCGTGCTGCGCGGCAACCTGGCGCCGCTGGGTGCGGTGCTCAAGCCGTCCGCCGCGACGCCGGAGCTGATGCAACATCGCGGTCGCGCAGTGGTGTTCGAGAACTTCGACGAGTACAAGGCCCGCATCAACGACCCGGAACTGGACGTGGACGCCAACTCGATCCTGGTGATGAAAAACTGTGGGCCGAAGGGTTATCCGGGCATGGCCGAAGTCGGCAACATGGGCCTGCCGGCCAAGCTGCTGGCCCAGGGCGTGACCGACATGGTACGGATTTCCGACGCACGCATGAGCGGCACTGCCTACGGCACCGTGGTGCTGCACGTGGCACCGGAAGCCGCTGCTGGCGGACCTCTGGCCGCGGTGAAGGAAGGTGACTGGATCGAGCTCGATTGCGCCAGCGGCCGCCTGCACCTGGACATCCCGGACGCCGAACTTGCCGCGCGCCTGGCCGACCTGCCGCCACCGCAGAACCTGTTGGTGGGCGGCTACCGCCAGCTGTACATCGACCATGTGCTGCAAGCGGACCAGGGTTGTGACTTCGACTTCCTGGTGGGCTGCCGTGGCGCCGAGGTGCCTCGCCACTCCCACTGA
- a CDS encoding FadR/GntR family transcriptional regulator: MDYRKPSDRKSMHARIVQELGMQIVSGRFKPDDKLPAEALLCEEYAVSRPVLREATRVLVAKGLVYSRPRVGTVVKARREWHMLDPDVLHWLMQSSPQNEFFGLLTSVRSIIEPAAAALAAQFATDSDIAAIREAYQRMEAAPTPEAVLQPDLDFHSRIADATHNDLLANLCNMLSVAIAEALKHSNQRPNLHELAMPRHKAILTAIENRDALGARHATLVQLDDARSALNVVLGADPS, encoded by the coding sequence ATGGATTACCGTAAACCCTCCGACCGCAAAAGCATGCACGCGCGCATCGTCCAGGAACTGGGTATGCAGATCGTCTCCGGGCGTTTCAAACCGGATGACAAACTGCCCGCCGAAGCCTTGTTGTGCGAAGAGTATGCGGTCAGCCGCCCGGTGCTGCGCGAAGCCACACGGGTGCTCGTCGCCAAGGGCCTGGTGTATTCGCGCCCGCGCGTGGGCACGGTGGTCAAGGCCCGCCGGGAATGGCACATGCTCGACCCTGACGTGCTGCACTGGCTGATGCAGAGCAGCCCGCAAAACGAATTCTTCGGTTTGCTGACCAGCGTGCGCAGTATCATCGAGCCGGCCGCTGCCGCCCTCGCTGCGCAATTCGCGACCGACAGCGACATCGCCGCCATCCGCGAAGCCTACCAGCGCATGGAAGCGGCACCGACCCCCGAGGCCGTGCTGCAACCGGACCTGGACTTCCACAGCCGCATCGCCGACGCCACCCACAACGATCTACTCGCCAACCTGTGCAACATGTTGTCGGTGGCCATCGCCGAAGCGCTCAAGCACTCCAACCAGCGGCCCAACCTGCACGAGTTGGCGATGCCGCGGCACAAGGCGATCCTCACCGCCATCGAAAACCGCGATGCCCTCGGCGCCCGCCATGCCACCCTAGTGCAGTTGGACGACGCCCGTAGCGCGCTGAATGTGGTGCTGGGCGCCGATCCTTCCTGA